In Pangasianodon hypophthalmus isolate fPanHyp1 chromosome 5, fPanHyp1.pri, whole genome shotgun sequence, the DNA window CCAAAGAAATATTGGAAAGATTGAAATTAAACATAGATTATTCTTGTGATTTCTGTAAATTACATAaagaatacatttttcttttgtttcttcactgtgtgtattctaacttgttttgaatagaaatgcaaaattttattttatttttaagaagtgAAGAACCAAAAGGCTCAGAAGACCTTCAATATCTTAATCGAATATAACTTAATTTAAGACTTAGGTCTTAAGATcatctggaaaaaaatgagACCTAATGAATGAACTGTAATGGACTATGGACTTTGAACCCCCCTGGTTTGTACAAAgtttaaacatgtattttgcATTTGTACGACCTCTTTATTGGAAATAaagatctgtttaaaaaaaagaaaaagttcgCTAGCGCACTGCTTGAGGCACACAGTTTAAGTACTTTTATAAGAAATGTCGGCGCATTCCGACGCTACGCAAATAAACACCACTTGTAGCCCGCTTTAAGGCATGGCGCTTAAAACTCAGTTTGTTAAGAGAGATAAAATTTTAAGAGGCAGATTTACTGCAACTAATACACTAACAATAATGCGATCTCGGCGGATCTGAAATTTCCGTGCCAGCTTCtctagacacacaaacacagcagggCTTCTTCTCTGCTGGTGACACAAATTTAAAGATCCTACATCTGACGGAGATCCAGTTCATCCCACTGGGAATTAGAGCATTCTGGGTCTTGTGTCCTAAACTGTGACTTTAACAGATTCCAGGAATTAAATCATTATTCTCAGTTCAGAAGTATGAAATTCATCACTGGATAAATTTGTaccaaaattacatttaattaatctgTAGTCAGTGCTtaaacatacagtcaggtccataaatattgggacacaattctaacatttttggctctatacaccaccacaatggatttcaaatgaaacgaacaagatgtgctttaactgcagactgtcagctttaatttgaggatatttacatccaaatcaggtgaacggtgtaggaattacaacagtttgcatatgtgcctcccacttgttaagggaccaaaagtaatgggacagaataataatcataaatcaaactttcactttttaatacttggttgcaaatcctttgcagtcaattacagcccgaagtctggaacgcatagacatcaccagacgctgggtttcatccctggtgatgctctgccaggcctctactgcaactgtcttcagttcctgcttgttcttggggcattttcccttcagttttgtcttcagcaagtgaaatgcatgctcaatcggattcaggtcaggcgattgacttggccattgcataacagtccacttctttcccttcaaaaactctttggttgcttttgcagtatgctttgggtcattgtccatatgcactgtgaagcgccgtccaatgagttctgaagcatttggctgaatatgagcagataatattgctcgaaacacttcagaattcatcctgctgcttttgtcagcagtcacatcatcaataaatacaagagaaccagttccattggcagccatacatgcccacgccatgacactaccaccaccatgcttcactgatgaggtggtatgcttaggatcatgagcagttccgttccttctccatactcttctcttcccatcactctggtacaagttgatcttggtctcatctgtccataggatgttgttctagaactgtgaaggcttttttagatgtcgtttggcaaactctaatctggccttcctgtttttgaggctcaccaatggtttacatcttgtggtgaaccctctgtattcactctggtgaagtcttctcttgattgttgactttgacacacatacacctacctcctggagagtgttcttgatctggccaactgttgtgaagggtgttttcttcaccagggaaagaattcttcggtcatccaccacagttgttttccgtggtcttccgggtcttttggtgttgctgagctcactggtgtgttccttctttttaagaatgttaaaaagttaaaaaacagttgttttggccacgcctaatgtttttgctatctctctgatgggtttgttttgttttttcagcctaatgatggcttgcttcactgatagtgacagctctttggatctcatcttaagagttgacagcaacagattccaaatgcaaatagcacacttgaaatgaactctggaccttttatctgctcattgtaattgggataatgagggaataacacacacctggccatggaacagctgagaagccaattgtcccatcacttttggtcccttaacaagtgggagggaCATAttcaaactgttgtaattcctacaccgttcacctggtttggatgtaaataccctcaaattaaagctgacagtctgcagttaaagcacatcttaaAGCACATCACATTcgtttcaaatccattgtggtggtgtatagagccaaaaatgttagaattgtgtcgatgtcccaatatttatggacctgactgtaagtaAGCATTATCTACTGTTTCTGATGTAAATGATGACTGTAACAGGTCAGAACGTGTCTCTCTAGAACTCCTCCTATTAAGGAAGTGCTGAGTCCGAGACGACTGCAGTCCTTCATAAACAGCCTGCAGTCTCCTGCTCTGGGGAGTGTAGATTTATTCCCAGTTTATGGAGAAATATGAGTCTGATTTTCAGCACCGTGAAAGGAAGTGATTACTAACTGGACCTACAAAGTCATCTGTTTAACCTGAAAGAAACCTGAATTCAGGGTGTGAATACTTTTCaccaaagtgaaagtgaaaatcTGAGCATTCAGActggagagaaaaacaacagcagcaaaatAAAATGGCTTCTAGGTTTTCAGAGGAGGATTTGTCCTGTCCTGTGTGCTGTGAAATCTTCAAGGATCCTGTTGTTCTGCACTGcagtcacagtgtgtgtaaagtgtgtttgcAGCAGTTCTGGGAGACCAAAGGATCCAGAGAATGTCCTGTTTGTAGGAGGAAGTCGTCTATGGATAAACCTCCCACAAACCTGGCCTTAAAGAACCTGTGTGAGACTTTCTTACAGGAGAGAAGTCAGAGCTCTTCATCAGTGTCTGAAACAGTCTGCAGTCTGCACAGTGAGAAACTCAAACTCTTCTGTCTGGACGATCAACAGCcggtgtgtttggtgtgtcGGGATTCAAGAAAACACACCAACCACAAATTTTGCCCCATTGACGAGGCAGTAACAGACTGTAAGGTAAATAAAGTGTACCTGTGAGGTCATGTGtcactttaaagaaaaaacaaaaagaagtttATTCTAAATAACAATATCTATAGGTTCAATATTACATTTGCTTTTTGATCAGTTTATTCCTATAATTACTAAATGTGAGTCTGCCATTCCATCATATTTGGATTTTCACCATCTGAAGTGTCACTTACATAAACAGGAGCTGATCTTCCATGTTAGACTAAAGCAGTGTACACCAATAAACCCAGATCCTTTGAGTCTaatcttttcattattttcttctgcgTTTTAAAAGCTCTTCTGAATGACTGTAAAagataatgtattttattatatgttacTGAATATATACTACTGTCTCATGTTCTTTGAAAACACATATTGAACATTGTACAGTTAAATCCTCTCAGTGAGCAGTGATCTGAGTTAATGATGTGTAAAGTAAGAGCTGAAACACAGACTCTCCATGCAGTGTGTTGATTTGTTTCAGGAGGAGGTCAGAACTGCACTGAAGCCCCTACAGGAGAAACTGAAGATCTTTAAAGACTGTAAACTGAACTGGAGTCAGACTGCAGAACATATAAAGGTTAGAATCAGTAACATGGGTTTGATATTATAGTCATATTTTGCATCATTTCAGTTATAATcagttatatttcatttaatttcatcttCACTGCAGATTCAGGCCCAACACACAGAGCGGCAGATTAAAGAGGCATTTGAGAAGCTTCACCAATTTCTATGTGATGAAGAGGCAGCCAGGATCGCTGcactgagagaggaagaggagcagaagaGTCAGATGATGAAGGAGAAGATTGAGAAGCTGAGCAGAGACATATCATCTCTTTCAGTCTCAATCAGAGCCATAGAAGAGGAGATGAGAGCTGAAGACGTCTTGTTCTTAGAAGTGAGGATCATTTAGTCAGTATTTATACTGTGAGAAAGTAATACTTCTTGCCATCATCAGAAACATCACATTTCAGtcgtgtaaaaatgtaaatcatatccACTGATATTTACTTTGTTGTTTTACAGAACTACAAGGACACAGTTAAaaggtgtgtgatgtggttcCTGTCTTTCTcgttctctgtgtttctgaatcCAAACCCACAGCAACACTGACTCCTGAATGTTTTTGCAGAGCCCAGTGCACACTGCAGCATCCAGAGGAGCTTTCAGGAGCACTGATCCATGTGGCAAAACATCTGTCGAACCTGAAGTTCAGAGTGTGGGAGAAGATGCAGGACGCTGTCCAATACAGTaagactctttctttctttctttctttctttctttgagtttgtgtgtgtgtgttaaacatgaaaaaaaattctgttcttttttcccactgtttttttatctttgttaaTTACACTAAAGTGGTCTTTATAGTGACATGTTTCatttgtgtaatgtttttaaattattattattattatttacatgtgtTCACCTTCCATTCGAAACTCATGTAATGTTATGaatcttttattttgaaatcatttttcatGTAACATAGAACATTTATTTTGAAAGGCTTATATTGGCATCAGACTGTTCAGAGTTTGAAGCTTTGAGCAGAGGGACTGAGTGAAAACATGGAGCGTTGCAGCGGCTTTCAAAAGTTTTAGAGTTACAGTTGTTATAAGATTGTTTACATTTGTAATTTAAACACACCCCGAAAAGGGCACACGgcatgttatatatgtttattaattcattttgtaattaCAGTTATCATTTCTTTGGTTTAggcaaatgttagctagttcCATGCTAATGTAATGTTTAAGTTAGCTCAGCTCCATCGAAACGAAATGTAAAAAGGGAAGCTAATGAAATGGAAAAGCATGTAcagtgacactgtgtgtgtgtgtgtgtgtgtgtgtgttttcagcacCTGTAACTCTGGACCCCAACACTGTTCATCCTAAACTCATTGTATCTGATGATCTGACCAGTGTGAGACTCAGTGATGAGGAACAGAAACTTCCTGATaatccagagagatttgataAATATTGCTGCATCTTGGGCTCTGAGGGCTTTAACTCAGGGACACACTGCTGGGATGTTGAAGTTGGAGACTGTACAGACTGGGATGTGGGTGTGATGACAGAATCTGCTCAGAGGAAGGGAAGGATAATCTCTAGAAGTGGAATCTGGTGTGTGGTGTATTATGATGGTAAATATGGAGCAGGTTCTACACCACAGCCATTCACTCTCCTCTCAGTGGCACAGAAACTCCAGACGATCAGAGTGCAGCTGGACTgggacagaggaaagctgtcaTTCTCCGAccctctcactaacacacacatacatactttcacacacagatttactgACAAATTACTGCCATTCCTATATGTTTATGGTACAAAATCTCCTCTAAAGATCCTCCCACTACAGTGCTCTGTAAGAGTGAATCAGATCAGTTAGAGCTGATATTGTTTTATTCCAGTTCATTAATGTAATATTGCAgattaaaagatttatttttttttacagaagcGCTGAACAGTTCGTTGTGAAAAGCTTTTTagttattaaatgaaattaaaatgatttaaaatttaaaataatgagcTACTCTCTTGAAATAAAGAgttattaaatcaaaataattcGGTACACAACTAACAAAGCACAggatgaaattaaaatcataaacgtgtttaaatgtagaatttgaaatctgaaatttaataaagatttaattttattgacatattttaaatcattttaaatatactgAGACTTAGCTAGCTCTAGACTTAGCTAGCTCGTGtctttactgtatttgtacTTGTTAGTGCTGTGCTGTTAATCCTGGGTGAAATGTTtagctggctgtgtgtgttgtgtgtgaaactgtgCAGTGGAGGAGAATTCAAGCTCTAAGTTTCCTTCCACCAGCAGTTTGTGGTTTTGCAAAGATCAGATGGATTTTTATGTTAATCCTGCATTAGGTGATCATttataattcaaaataaaatataaagagaaataaactcaTTTTGTTCACACTGATAATGAAAATctttaatttgcataattggacaataaaatgtacagaaaaaaaccccattttgtgtaatttatatcattaacagTTAAAATATTAGTGATGTGTACAGATAAGTACAGATTAATATCAGTAATGTGTCCAGGTTAATGGCTCTGTGTAACTGATCACAATTGTTGAAGAGAGACGGGGTAAGACAACAATTTTATAATCATACTGTTCTCTCTagtcatttaatgttttaaaatttagcgaatacattaatattttctACAACCGACTAGTCTAGCTAACCTCAGAACAACCAGAAGATAAGGTATAAAAATTGCAACACTATGGACAACTGTAATATACACAACTTAAAATACACACTTCCACACAGTATATAGTtataaaatcatacaaaaatgatgactaaactattaaatatttaatgcatgGTTTAATATTGATATACAGATTGCTGCTGTTTAATGCTTCATTCATGACAACTGGGAACTCAGAATTACATCATTAACGCAAATTCAGCCATCTGAAGTTTAGATATAAAATGAATACTCACTGTGAACTGGCCCTAAACTGGAATTAAAGAGTTGTTTGTTTagtgaataatttatttttaaagtggatGTGATTAAGTCACTGTTAATAATGCCAATAATAACATGGAAGAGAAGTTTGCTAGAAAAGTCTTGCAGAAATAGAATTAACATTTCAATTATCAAAGGATCACCCTGTATTTTCcgattttaaatataaacaaactcaaAATGCAGCTTAAAAAACTTAAATGACCCTGTGGTCTTAATGCTGCGATCGAGGCGCAGTTGCAACTTCTAATTCCCCACCTACAATCAGTAAAACCACGGAAATCACCCCTTCAACTTGAAATTTGAACCCGTCAACCTGGGATAGTCTTCACAGCTATcagttccttccccgtttaGGGAATGATGTCAattcaacatggccgctcacactgtgaacagtgtaaagtgctTCTCcacttttaaatgaatttatagcagtattggctaTTAATATACAGATAAGGTACTTGCTTAAATTTATAACATTGACCATAATCATCTCTGTTTTGAGAAGTtgtcatcaacattagagttcaTTAATGATCAttattaatgttagctagtaaGCTTGTTGCTAAGATACTCGCTATTGTCCATTATTTttgctgtactgcaatttcagtccaaaatattGCACGattgtttgaagttcactagaGTAGAACAGTATcagtagccactcaggcctaTAACTGTAAAACTGCAGTTAAAGTTTTAGCTTTACGTGTTCTGACAGAGCTAACAAATGACACTTTTGTGGATGtgtccaggtttttttttctgcttgcaCATCAAATGTCCCGAGGTAGAAAATGGTGTTATTgcaacttgcaaattaccacaTACAAGGCACCAAGAATGCAGCAATAGTTCTTACTTTTTACTGTGAGTGCCGCCATGAAGTAACTTCACGGAATTGCAACTCGGAGAAGGCAGAGCTCTTGGAAAACTCAgactttccgagtaggaattaCGAGTTGGAGAGTTATTCGAATGGATCTTTCCTCCTGGGAATTCAGAAACTTCCCAGTTCCCACTTGGTGATGAATGCAGCATAAAAAGTGCTGTAGTGCTGTGATTAAGTTTGGAGGTGGACTCTTCTGGTGCTGAAGGGCAGAGAGCTGTAGCAGTGACCAATGTGGAGAGTGTGCAGTTCTATCATGATAGTATCCTAATTATTTGAGGATTTGGAGCTTGAAAATTAACAGAGGTAATCACTAATATACTAACCATATGGACCATATACTTAGAGCTACATTTACAGTTGCAGTATGCAAAGTATTCTCTCTCAGAGTATACtgtccataaataaataaatctaccacagtatactggtgttgaaattaaataatgaacatgaggtcaaaatgcagactttcagctgtaatttgagggtatttacactcattttaatatgaTAATAACATTTATGTTAATAAAGCACAAAAGGAAATGTGTGGACCTTTCTTGGGGGGTTGATGGCGACTCAAGGTTTTTACCAAATTCTCCAGGTTTTCCTTCACTTCACAGTTAGTCTGACAGGTATGACCTTAACACAGAGGCATTCAAACCATTTCCACATGAGCCCCACTTCTCAGTTTTTGAGAACTCCCTCCTCCTCCCGCTCAACCCCCATCACACAGGCCAAAAAACCCCTTGTCAAATTATTAACTATAAACCATATAAAAACACAGTCTTATAATACAGCAGAATGGGGTAAATGCAGTGACCAGTAAAAACATAACAGTATATTTTCGATATATTATAACGGAAATGAACTACAGAGCCCAAAATGCAATGCGTCAAGTGGGAGGAGTCAGTAAGCCAAAGGAAAGGGAGGagataaaattcatttaaacacaGGTGTGTGGGACGAGAGTGAGAGTTGTGTCCGGTGATCTGAGTGTAAGAGTTTTCGTTGCTGTATCAAGAGTAAGAATTTGGATAAGTTTGAACTGCCTGGAGTCTGTAGATGTTTAAAAAGCCGCCGACAATGAAACGACGAGACTGAAGATTACGGCGTTACAGGAGTTTCGCTGGCTGCACAGTGGACGAGTGTCGGATGTTCACTACAGCACGCGTTAATCAGCTGTGTTTGTACTACGCGGGATTGGGACAGTAACTTTGAGTGAGTTTCGTGTTGTCTTGGCCGGACCGCAAATCCACTGAGTGTGCGTTGGACTCCAGGTGAACAGTTCATCCATTTACTTCAACGACGGAACTTATTCATCAATGACTCTCAGAAAAGCTGGGTTTAACGGACATCTAACCCAGACCACACCACAGCCAcatggccacacacacaaacatcaataatttttcttttaaaccttCTGTTTAAGAAAACGCGTGAGATCCATTGATTTACTATTGATGACTTATAGACGTGTGTGTTCTTCTCCCTCTTTTGAAAGACGACTGTGATGTATGGATGCTGACTTACACGGTACTTTATTTCAGGagatgatttattttttgctgtttatttgttGTGTACCTTGACATGCTTTGAATAAGGGATAGTGGGAAAAGAAACGGGCCCCACTCTgggttaaattaaaaaagaaacacatctgTGCAATTGTAAGAGAgtggttacttttttttttttttttttttttcccactgttcTGTGAAGTGGTTTAAGGTAACGGGCATAGCTCGAATCACTATGTCacaatataatccttttacaaatcgcTTGCCTAATGTCCCTTCTGAGACCTGAATGGTTTCTGATTGTCACTggagagcaaagcaaacaaacagcattttaaaaccACTGTGCAAATATAATTATCATGAAGAACCCAGTGACTAATTACATTCAGTTCATTTGTGTATCATGCAGTGCCCTGCTGTCACAGCCCTCGCAGACAGTTCTCCACCACGCCACCAGAGGGCATCCTCTTCTGAATTATGAACACTTCTTTGGTGGTTATGCTGGAGAGAACAACAGCGGCAGTAAAGTAAAATGGCTTGTAAGTTTTCAGAGGAGGATTTCTCCTGTCCTGTGTGCTGTGAAATCTTCAAGGATCCTGTTGTTCTGCACTGcagtcacagtgtgtgtaaagtgtgtttgcAGCAGTTCTGGGAGACCAAAGGATCCAGAGAATGTCCTGTTTGTAGGACAAAGTCATCTATGGAAACTCCACCTATAAGTCTGGCCTTAAAGAACCTGTGTGAGACTTTCTTACAGGAGAGAAGTCAAAGATCTTCATCAGCGTCTGAAACAGTCTGCAGTCTGCACAGTGAGAAACTCAAACTCTTCTGTCTGGATGATCAACAGCcggtgtgtttggtgtgtcaGACTTCAAGAAAACACACCAACCACAAATTCTGCCCCATTGATGAGGCAGCAACAGACTGTAAGGTAAATAAAGTGTACCTGCgagatcataaaaaaaattaattgagaATGGTTTATTCTATACATTAATTCCTGAATAgattaaataacttaaaaaaaaaaaaagataagacaACACTAATCCCAGGTGGGAATTTccagtgttacagcagcagatgaGACAACAGAGAATATATGACAAAAGACAATATAGCAGTAGAagagtattaaaataaacaactataCACATGTACAAAACTGTAGTGAATATTTACACGTAAcataaattatatgaaaaatgagacagaatatAACCAGATACACTTGTATACAAGTCATAACTGTGCAAAACTGTCGTTGTGCAGCATTGGATTGATCAAAATTCTTAAAGTATGATGTGTACTGTCCAAGAAGTAGTGCAGAAAACTTCTCTCCAGTGGAGAAGTTATGTATGGAGTTGTACAGCCTGATGGCTGCAGGGAGAAATTACCAGTGAAAGCGCTCCTTTCTGCAGTGGTTTttgggtggagtgtgtgagagtgatcGTTCATGATCACAGTGAGCTTGGACAGTATTCTCCTCTCCACCATCATCTCCACTGTGTCCAGTCTGGAATCCATGACTGATCTAGCTCTCTTAATGATTTTGCTGAGTCTGTTGGTGTGCTTTGTAGTGATGCTGCTGCCCAGCACACAGCAGCATAGAAGATGACACTTGACACAACAGACTCACAGAAGTTTCGTAGCAGCTGACCCTGCACTCAGAAATTAGAGTTGCCTTTGTCCCTTTTTTTACAGGCTGGCCACGTTCATGTCTTACCCCAGCTTGTGATTCAGGTGAACACCAATGTACCTGTATGgtgtttataattaataatgaataatagcaattaacaattattttgtaatcaatttaaatgcaaattttcaCCATCTGAAGTGTCACTTACATAAACAGGAACAGATCTTCCATGTTGGACTAAAGCAGTGTACACCAATAAACTCACATCTGATAAGTCTAgctttttcataattttgttcTGCACTTGGTGCATTTTAAAAGTTCCATTGaatgcttgtttaaaaaaaaaaaaagaatacagctATAGCACTGTCACACTTTACAAATGTTATATaatctttaaaaacacacattgaACATTATACAGTTAAATTCTCTCAGTGAGCAGTGATCTGAGTTAACGATGTGTAAAGTAAGAGCTGAAACAGAGTCTCCATGCAGTGTGTTGATTTGTTTCAGGAGGAGCTGAAAACTGCACTGAAGCCCCTACAGGAGAAGCTGA includes these proteins:
- the LOC117595654 gene encoding E3 ubiquitin-protein ligase TRIM35-like; this translates as MASRFSEEDLSCPVCCEIFKDPVVLHCSHSVCKVCLQQFWETKGSRECPVCRRKSSMDKPPTNLALKNLCETFLQERSQSSSSVSETVCSLHSEKLKLFCLDDQQPVCLVCRDSRKHTNHKFCPIDEAVTDCKEEVRTALKPLQEKLKIFKDCKLNWSQTAEHIKIQAQHTERQIKEAFEKLHQFLCDEEAARIAALREEEEQKSQMMKEKIEKLSRDISSLSVSIRAIEEEMRAEDVLFLENYKDTVKRAQCTLQHPEELSGALIHVAKHLSNLKFRVWEKMQDAVQYTPVTLDPNTVHPKLIVSDDLTSVRLSDEEQKLPDNPERFDKYCCILGSEGFNSGTHCWDVEVGDCTDWDVGVMTESAQRKGRIISRSGIWCVVYYDGKYGAGSTPQPFTLLSVAQKLQTIRVQLDWDRGKLSFSDPLTNTHIHTFTHRFTDKLLPFLYVYGTKSPLKILPLQCSVRVNQIS